A stretch of Arachis hypogaea cultivar Tifrunner chromosome 15, arahy.Tifrunner.gnm2.J5K5, whole genome shotgun sequence DNA encodes these proteins:
- the LOC112749236 gene encoding uncharacterized protein: MRSIKVLYVVVACVVMCVGMCRGWSDVVVEDARATAEDAKRFAQDAFYDAKEKTGSLADWAQHKFSENWSENDLGQVANDMKYKAEDAASRATESFKSAASGASEYASQRVADAREAVSGAMGYGRENAGQAYDGDGEIIRMPTDRETDAQIMMQEAMGNARERMADTYENAKQTMYSASDKASTMAQNAKDNMAESMSYGRDRAANAYEEGKQKMNMASDVMSEKLYDAKDSMGGAVEYAKDKANNAYDGTRERMKMASQRTYDVKNKVKGAMEYGRDNAGDAYDGAKEQMNMVGDRAYDARDKMGGAMEYGRQKMAETFDQAKQEVGQAYQSAKDTMSREAKDRYEAAKEKVSDATANLGASMRNTQYL, encoded by the exons ATGAGAAGCATAAAGGTATTGTATGTGGTGGTTGCATGTGTGGTCATGTGTGTAGGAATGTGCAGGGGTTGGAGTGATGTTGTTGTTGAAGACGCTAGAGCCACAGCAGAGGATGCCAAGCGTTTTGCTCAAGATGCATTCTACGATGCCAAGGAAAAGACCGGTTCTCTCGCTGATTGGGCTCAACACAAGTTCTCTGA AAATTGGTCAGAAAATGATCTTGGACAAGTGGCTAATGACATGAAGTATAAAGCTGAAGATGCTGCCTCCAGGGCTACAGAGTCATTCAAATCTGCAGCATCCG GAGCTTCAGAGTATGCATCTCAAAGGGTAGCAGATGCTAGGGAAGCAGTTTCAGGAGCCATGGGGTATGGAAGGGAAAACGCTGGCCAGGCTTATGACGGAGATGGCGAGATCATCAGAATGCCAACAGATAGAGAAACTGATGCACAAATCATGATGCAAGAAGCCATGGGTAATGCTAGAGAAAGAATGGCAGATACCTATGAGAATGCTAAGCAGACGATGTACTCCGCGTCGGATAAGGCTTCAACCATGGCACAAAATGCTAAAGATAACATGGCCGAGTCCATGAGTTACGGAAGAGATAGAGCAGCCAATGCTTATGAGGAGGGTAAGCAGAAAATGAACATGGCTTCGGATGTGATGTCAGAAAAATTGTATGATGCCAAGGACTCAATGGGTGGGGCAGTGGAATATGCCAAGGACAAAGCAAACAATGCTTATGATGGAACCAGAGAGAGAATGAAGATGGCTTCACAGAGAACCTATGATGTAAAGAATAAAGTAAAAGGAGCAATGGAGTATGGAAGAGATAACGCAGGTGATGCCTATGATGGAGCCAAGGAGCAAATGAACATGGTTGGAGATAGGGCCTATGATGCTAGAGACAAGATGGGTGGGGCAATGGAATATGGAAGACAAAAAATGGCAGAAACTTTTGACCAAGCTAAGCAAGAAGTTGGTCAGGCATACCAGTCAGCAAAGGATACCATGTCCAGGGAGGCCAAGGATCGTTACGAAGCTGCCAAGGAGAAAGTTTCAGATGCCACAGCGAATCTTGGAGCTTCCATGAGGAACACCCAATATCTATGA